GCGCGCATTTGACCAAGCCGCGGTCCTCGGCCTTTTCGACCACCACCGCGACACCTTTGACATCGTCGAGCGCAAAGGCGCCTTCCGGCGCCTTGCCATGGGCGATGACGAGATCGCTGGTGATCGCCATCTCGGCCATGTCGACATCGGCGATCGCGGCTTCAAGCGTGGCATCGTCGAGGCTCACGACCGGCACGGCTTCCAGCGAGGCACCGATGACCTTCTGAGCGCGTGCGATCTCGAGCGCGCCGGTGACGACACGGCGGACCTGCCGCACCTTGCGCCATTTTTCCGCCAGTGCCTCGTTCTTCCACTCGGCCGGAATCTCGGGGAACTGGTCGAGATGCAGCGAGACAGCATCCGGATGACGGTCGAGCCAGGCTTCTTCCGTGGTGAAGGGCAGCATCGGCGCCAGCCATTTCACCAGGCAGTCGAAGAGGTGGCGCACCACTTGCACCGAGGCCTTGCGCTTCACGCTGCCGGGCCCCTCGCAATAGAGCGCGTCCTTCCTGATGTCGAAATAGAAGGCCGACAGCTCGACCACCATAAAGTCCAGCAAAGTGCGGGTGATGCGTTTGAACTCGAACGCGTCGTAGCCCGAGCGCACGACCTCATCGAGCTCGGCCAGCCGATGCAGCATCAGCCGCTCCAGCTCCGGCATCTTTTCGAGCGGCACTTCCTCGCCATCGTCATGGGCGAGCGTGCCCAGCATCCAGCGGATGGTGTTGCGGAGCTTGCGATAGGCATCGATGTTGGTCTGCAGCACGTTCTTGCCGAGACGCTGGTCTTCCCAATAGTCCGTCGTCACCACCCATAGCCGCAGAATGTCGGCGCCGGACTGCTTGATGACGTCCTGCGGCACGACGGTGTTGCCGAGCGATTTCGACATCTTTCGCCCCTCTTCATCCATGGTGAAGCCATGGGTGACGACGGTGTCGTAGGGCGCCCTGCCCCTGGTGCCGCAGCTTTCGAGCAGCGAGGAGTGGAACCAGCCGCGATGCTGGTCGGAGCCTTCGAGATAGACGTCGGCCGGCCATTTCAGGTCCGGACGGTCTTCCAGCGTGAAGACATGCGTCGAGCCCGAATCGAACCAGACGTCGAGGATGTCCATCACCTGCTTCCATTTGGAGGCATCATGATTGCCGAGGAAACGCTCCTTGGCGCCGGCAGCGAACCAGGCGTCGGCGCCTTCCTGTTCGAAAGCATCCATGATGCGCTGGTTGACGGCTTCGTCCTTCAGCACGTTGCCATCCTCATCGGCAAAGACGGCGATCGGCACGCCCCAGGCGCGCTGGCGCGACAAGACCCAATCCGGGCGTTCCTCGATCATGGCGCGGATACGGTTCTGGCCGGCCGCCGGCACGAAGCGTGTGTCGTCGATCGCCTTCAGCGCACGGCTGCGCAACGTCGTGCCGTCGCCGAGGTCCTTGTCCATATAGACGAACCATTGCGGCGTGTTGCGGAAGATGATCGGCTTCTTCGACCGCCAGGAATGCGGGTAGGAATGCTTCAGCCGGCCGCGCGCGAACAGCGCGTTGCGCTTGATCAGTTCGTCGATGACCGCCTGATTGGCATTGCCCTTCTTGCCGTTGTCGTCGATGACGCGCGCGGCGCCACCTTCACGGTCCGGGCCGAAGCCTGGCGCGTCTCTGGTGAAGAAGCCGGCGTCGTCTACAGTGAAGGGGATGGCAGGGTCGATGCCACGTGCGCGCAAATCCGATGCCGCATCCATCCAGGCATCAAAGTCCTCGCGGCCATGGCCGGGCGCGGTGTGGACGAAGCCGGTGCCGGCGTCGTCGGTGACATGATCGCCGGCCAGCATCGGCACGGCGAATTCGTAGCCGCCGCCGAGACCTTTGAAGGGATGTGAAAGTGTAAGGCTTCCAAGCTCTTCGACCGAAACGCTGCGAAGCCGATTCAAGGTGACCTTGGCCTTGGCCGAGGAGTCTTCGGCAAGCGCATCTGCAAAGATCAGCTTTTCACCGGGCTGTGGACCGAACGAATTTTCGGCTGCTGTAACTTCATAAAGGCCGTAGCCGATCCGTGACGAATAGTTGACGGCACGGTTGCCGGGGATCGTCCACGGGGTTGTCGTCCAGATGACGACGTGGGCGTTGTCCAAAAGTGCAACGCTTTCCGGAACGCGCATGGACGGTGCAGCGTCTGATGCAAAGTGCTCAACGCTCCAAAATCCTGACACAACTGGAAACTTCACCCAGATCGTATCCGACTCATAATCCTGGTACTCGATCTCGGCCTCGGCCAACGCGGTGCGCTCGACCACACTCCACATCACGGGCTTGGAGCCACGATAGAGCTGGCCGGACATGGCGAACTTCAACAACTCCCCGGCGATGCGTGACTCCGAATGGAAAGCCATCGTCGTATAGGGGTTCTTGAAGTCGCCGATTACGCCCAGTCGCTGAAACTCCGCGCCCTGCACGGAGATCCAGTTCGCGGCGAACTCGCGGCATTCGTTGCGGAATTCGTTGACCGGCACCTCGTCCTTGTTCTTGCCCTTGGCGCGGTACTGTTCCTCGATCTTCCATTCGATCGGCAGGCCGTGGCAATCCCAGCCCGGCACATAATTGGCGTCATAGCCGCGCATCTGGAACGAGCGGGTGATGACGTCCTTGAGGATCTTGTTCAGCGCATGGCCGATATGGATGTTGCCGTTGGCGTAGGGCGGGCCGTCATGCAGCACGTATTTTTCGCGGCCGGCCGCCTCCTCGCGCAGCTTGCGATAGAGGTCCATGTCCTGCCAGCGCTTGACCAGCAGCGGTTCCTTTTCCGGCAAGCCGGCGCGCATCGGGAAATCCGTCTGCGGCAGGTAAAGCGTCTTGGAATAGTCGATCGTTTCAACAGTGTCGGTCATTGGTCTGCCATATGCATTGCCCGGCGGGCGTAAAAGCTCGGGCGTGAACTATCATGATTGGAAAAGCGCGAGGGGGCGCGCAAAACTCCCGGCGGCTCCGGCGGCGCTCAGGCCGCCCGGAACACCGGGCCTGTAATTCGTATCGTCAGCGCGCGAAGGCGTGAAAAGCTCGTCATTGCCGGGCTTTTAGCCGAGAAAGCCGCAGGAATAAAGCGTCTCTTGTTCGATTCACTTACATCGCGAAGTCGAAGCGATAGGTGGTCGAGACGCCGACCGTGAACTGGTTACGGTCGCCGCGCTCCTTGACCAGGCTGGAATCGGCGGCCGGGCCCATCAGGCGCGCATATTCGCCGAACAGGCTGGCGGTCATCGGATCGGTCACCTTCCAGGTGATGGCGCCACCAAGGCCGGTCGATTTCAGGCCGCCGCCAGGATGGTATTCGCTCAGGTCCGAGGCCGCAGCCTCCTTGGCGTTGACACCATAATAAGAGTCGAAATAGCCCGACGAGGCAAAGGACACGCGTGGTCCGCCCGAAATTCTGACAGTCGGCGTCACGTCGTAGAAAGCATCGGCGGCGATGTCGGCGACAAAGCCATCATGGGCACGAATGCCATGGCGCAGTCGGCGCGGGCGCGCAGCCAGTCCGTCGGATAGATTTCGAAGAAGCCGCCGACCTCACCGCCCCAGCGCACCGGGTCGAGGCCCTTGAGCTCATCCTTGCTGTCGCGGGAAAACAGGAATTTTCCGGTCAGGCCGGCGCGGACGCCGCCATCGTCGACCAGCGCCAGCGAGATGTTGTCGTTGCGCGAGGTAAAGCGCGCGGCCGGGCCGGCCTTGCCCAGCGAGATGATCGGCGATGCGCTGAGCAGATAGCTGTTGGAGCCCTCGAATTTCGGCGCGACCATGCCGGTGGCGCCAAGCGTCAGGTACCAGTCGCCGGACATCCAGCCGAAGGCACCCTCGCCCGCATTGGCGGTGGACACAGTGAGCAGCGCCGAGGCGAGAAACAGCGGAATCGTCCAGACAATACGCATCATCACCCCATACGCGAAACAAACGGAGAGAACACCCGGCAGCCAAAGCCATGGCGCCGGTTCGGTAAAATTTGACTTAAAATCTACAGCAGTGGCGGCAACTGCGACCCTGTTTTTTGCGCTGTGGCCCATTTGAACAGGGCGCCGCCGGGCCTGTGGCGAGTTGACAGAAATAGCGAGGTTGCCTAAATTCGCGTTAGTGCAGACTAACATGAACAGATGGACAGCGCTTGGCGACCCGACCAGGCGGACGATCTTCGAACTGCTGGTCGAACAACCCTGTTCGGTCGGGGAATTGGCTCGTGCGCTTCCTGTCACCCGGCCGGCGGTCTCGCAGCACCTGAAGGTGCTCAAGGACGCCGGCCTCGTGGCCAACACACGGCTAGGCAAGCAACGCATCTACCGGGTCGAACCGGAAGGCTTGGCCAGCCTGCGCGCCGAACTCGACCGGTTCTGGAGCAAGACCTTGGCGGCCTACAAAGTGGTCGTCGAACAGCCCTTGAAGGAGCAGGAATGAGCACGCATCAACCGCCCGTGAGGCACTCCATCCTTGTCGAGGCTACGATCGCACATGCCTTCAAGGTCTTCACCGAGGACTTCGGCAGTTTCAAACCCAAAGAGCATAACCTGCTTGCGGTGCCGATCGCGGAGACGATCTTCGAACCCCGCGTTGGCGGTCACGTCTACGACCGCGGTGTGGATGGCAGCGAGTGCCGCTGGGCACGGGTGCTGGCCTACGAGCCGCCGAACCGACTGCTTCTGAGTTGGGATATCAGCCCTCAATGGCAGATCGAGACCAATCCGGACAGGACCAGCGAGTGGGAAGTCCGGTTTACGGCGGAGACGAATAGCCGGACCCGCGTCGAGATCGAGCATCGCAATCTCGAACGTCATGGCGAAGGCTGGGAAGGCGTGCGCTTTGGGATTGACGGTGATCGAGGCTGGCCGCTGTATCTCAGGCGATTCCAGGATCTTTTTGCCAGCAAGGTGACCTGAAGGAGCACAATTATGGAACCCTATTGGCTAAGCATCCTCGGTGTACTGATCCTCTGTCTTTTGTCAGTCGCGCTGGCGGTTTACTCGGGTTCGTCCAAGGGATTTGCCGGAGCGCTTTCCGGTCCGGTGATCCCGGCCGACGACGCCAATCTCCTCTACAGGATCGACCGCGTGCATATGAACTCGGTCGAGGCGCTGGCGCCTTTTGTCGTCCCGGCGGTGCTGGCCATGATGGTTGGCGTTGGGTCGGCCACGTTGGCGACCATTGTCTGGGTTCATGTGGCGATACGCCTGCTTCACCTGGGGGTTTACCTACGCGGCGGCAATGCCGCCAAGGGTGGCAGTGTCAGAACGATCGTCTACGTCTCTGGAGCGATCGTCACGCTTGTCCTCGTCCTTGTGACTGGGTGGGCTGCCATAAATTGACACGTACGCGCGAACCTCAAGCCACCGACGCTTTGTTTGTTTGCTAGCCGTCGCCATCGGCTGGACGTCCGCTACAGCCGGGGCTAACCTCCCGGCAAGGTGCCAGGCGATTTCGAGGAGATGCAGCCATGACCCTGCACGGTGATACCCTCAAAGATGCGATCGGCCGGACACGGGACAAATGGGGGTGGTTCGTCGCGCTCGGCGTGCTGCTGCTCATCTTCGGCGGCATTGCCTTCGGCAATCTGTTCATCGCCACCGTCGCCTCGGTCTATGTCGTGGGCTGGCTGATGCTGATGGCCGGCATCATCGAGATCGTGCATGCCTTCGGCGTGAAGACCTGGAGTCGCTTCTTCTATTGGCTGCTCAGCGGCCTACTTTATGCCGTTGCCGGTTGCTTTGCCTTCGACAATCCGCTGCTGGCCTCGACGGTGCTGACCTTGCTGCTGGCGGTGGCGCTGGTCGCTTCAGGCGCGCTCAGGGCCTGGGTCGGCTATAGCCACCGACCGGAAAAGGGCTGGGGCTGGGTCGTCGCGGCGGGCCTGATCAGCGTGCTGGCGGGGCTGACCATCGCCATGGGCTGGCCGGTCAACAGCCTGTGGGTGCTCGGCCTGTTCCTGGCCATCGACCTGATCTTCCAGGGCTGGAGCTTCATCGCTCTCGGACTGGCGTTGAAGAAGTAGGGGCTTGAAGAGGTAAGCGGCCGGAAGGCTCAAAAAGCGATCGCGCTGTCCAACTGCGAAAGCGGCCTGACGCCGGCCAGCAGCGCGCGCGCCTCCGCCTCGTCGCGCTTCATTTGTGCCACCAGCGCATCGAGCCCATCGAACTTCACCTCGGGGCGCATAAAGCCGAAGAACGATACGTCGCAGATCTCACCATAGAGATCGCCGGCAAAGTCGAAGACGAAGGTTTCGAGCAGCGGCGCGCCATTGTCGTCGACGGTCGGACGGCGGCCGAAGCTGGCCACACCGTCATAAAGCGTGCCATCGGCGCGGCGGAAGCGGACGGCATAAATCCCTTCCTTGAGAGTCGCTTCCGGAGAAAGCCTCATGTTGGCTGTCGGGAAGCCGAGCGTGCGGCCGAGTTGCTGGCCACCGATGACTTCGCTTTCGACAGTGAAGCGATAGCCGAGCAGGCCGGCGGCTTCGGCCACCTCGCCCTCGCAGAGCAGCGCGCGGATACGACTCGACGACACCACCTCGGCGCCCTCGTCGCGAAAAGCGTCGACCAGGGTGACCCCGAACCCGTGGCGCTCGCCTGCCACCATCAGAAAGGCCGGGCCGCCTTGCCGGTCCTTGCCAAAGTGGAAATCGAAGCCGGTGACGGCATGGGTGATGCCGAGGTTCGTCTCCAGCACATCGGTTACGAAAGCCTCGGCCGACAGGCCGGCAAAGGCGCGCGTGAACGGCTGTTCGACGAGTGCGGCAAAGCCCAGATGCGACAACAGCCGCGCCTTCATCGGCGGCGGCGTCAACACGAACAGCGGCATATCCGGCCTGAACACCTTGCGCGGATGCGGCTCGAAGGTCAGCACCAGTGCCGGCACGCTGCGCCGCCCGGCTTCGGCAAGCGCGCGATCGAGCACCGCCTGGTGGCCGCGATGGACGCCGTCGAAATTGCCGATCGCCACCACGCCGCCGCGCAAATGCGGCGGCAGCGGCGCGGTTGCTGAAATGTGTTCGAAAGCTGCGCTCATGCAGCAACCCTACCGCAGTCTCGGAATGACGGCGACCGGCCGGTAGCCGTGCTTTTGCAGAAAGGCTGCAAGCCTGGCGGGGTCCGGCTGCATGGGATCGCCATAGTCGCGCGCGTGAATGCCGCCCGAGACGTAAAGCACGTCGATGCCGTTGTCGGCGGCGCCCTTGACGTCGGTCATCATGCCGTCGCCGATGGCCAGCACCTCGGTGCGCGCGACGTCTCGGCCTAGAAGCACGGCAACCTCCCGCAGCGCTACGTCATAGACCGGCGCATAAGGTTTTCCGGCGATCAGCGTGCGGCCGCCAAGCTGGGCATAGTCGCGCGCCAATGCGCCGGCGCACCAGATCATGCGCTCGCCGCGTTCGACCACGATGTCGGGATTGGCGCAGATGAAAGGCAGGTTCCTGGCGCGCAGCCGGCGCAGCAGATCGGCGTAATCCTCAGGCGTTTCCACCTCGTCGTCGAACAGCCCGGTGCAGACCGCGCCGGAGGCCTCGAACTCCTCGACGAGCTCGACGTCCAGACCGTCATAGAGGGTGAAATCGCGGTCGGCGCCGATATGGAAGATTTTTCGTGGGCCTTCGGCGATAAGGTCGCGGGTCACATCGCCTGAGGTCACGACGCGGTCGTAGGCGGCGGCGGGAACGCCGATCGCATTCATCTGCGCCACCACATCGGCATTGCGGCGCGGCGAGTTGGTGATCAGGACGACCGGGACCTTCGCCGCACGCGCGGCGGCAAGCGCTTCGGCAGCCGCCGGAAAATGCCATTCGCCATTGTGGATCACCCCCCAGACATCGCACAGGATGGCCGAGTAGGCGCCCGACAAATCCGCGAGCGAGCCGATGATGTCAGGCGAATCCGCCATGCCGTTTTCCTGCTGTGACGATCATTGCGAGAGCTGCAGCCGACGGTCCGCCGCAACCGGCCCCGCATTAACCGAAGCGTTTCATCCTGTCACCAGCTTTTCGGCACTTGCCAGGCTGTTGCGCAACGGGCTGATCGAAGGTTGCAACAGGCAGGAACCACCCTTCTCCGAGCTTCGGTCGATCGAAACAATGTCGCACCGCTGATCACCAGGGCCGAGTGGTTAACGAGCCTTGAAAAGATGGGCCGATGTTGAATGTATTTCAGCAACCTGAAATTTAACGATTTTGTGGGCATCTTCGGACCGATATTGGGTCCTGGCAGGGGTGCTGAAGGCATGATCCGCAGATTTCTGAACGACAGACGCGGCAACTATGCCTTGATGACAGTGATCACCATGGTGCCCTTGATGGGCGCGCTGGCGCTTGCAATCGACTACACCGATCTCCTGCGCCAGAAGCAGAACATGCTGAACGCGCTGGATGCCGCCGGGATTGCCACGGCACAGCAGATCGTCACCGGGGCGACCGACACGGCAGTCAAGGCCTATGCGAAGGATTTCTTCGAAGCCAATCTCGGAAAGGTCAGCTCGGCCAATACGGCCCTGACGGTGACGCTGCCCAACAACAACGCAGGTGGCGGCACGCTGAAGCTGTGCGCCAGTTTGACGTTCCACCCCTATTTCCTGCCGGTGGCGGCCATGCTGATCGGAAGAACGTCCACCGATGCCAAAACCTCCGCGTGCTCCGAGATCCGCCTCAAGAACACGCTGGAAGTGTCTCTCGTGCTCGACAATTCCGGCTCCATGAGCATCAACGGCTCCGGCACCGGCCAGCCGCGAATAGATTTGCTCAAGAAGGCCGCTACCGAGCTTGTCAATACGATGGCGCTCCAGGCCGCACAAATGAGGCAGGTCACCAGGCCGGTGCAGTTCTCGCTGGTCCCGTTTTCTGCGTCGGTCAATGTTGGCCCAGCCAACAAGGACGCAACCTGGATGGATACGACCGGCATTTCGCCAATCCATCACGAGAACTTTGATTGGCAGTTCATGTACAAGAACGCGTCATCTGGTTATGACTCGAATAAATACATTGAAAAGGTTGGCGGTGCTTACTGGAAGCGCGGCACTGGCTGGGGCACCGGGCAATACGGCCAAAATACCACGGCGACGCGGTTCAGTCTCTTTGCAAACGACATGAAGGCCACGAGCTGTACGAAAAAGAACTCGAACGGCAGTTGCAAGACCTCTGTGACCGCCCAATACGAAGCCTGGAAGGGCTGCGTGGAGGCGAGGCCGTATACCTATAATGACGACGACACATCGCCGACCACGAGCACGCCCGCCACCATGTTCGTGCCGATGTTCGCCCCGGACGAAGCCGGCAATTTCTGGCTCGACACAACTCGCACCAGCACATCGACATGGGGTTACGCCAACAATTGGTGGATCGATTATTCCGACACGCTGACTGTCCCCAAACGCCAGGCGGATATGCGCAAGTATTTTCTGACAAAGCCCTGGGACGCAGCAGCCGCTGCGGCCGATGATGGACCCAATTCGGCATGCACGACCGCCGCGATCACGCCGTTGCAGGACATAACCACCACCGATGGCAAGAAAATCCTGACGGATGCCATCAATGCCATGGCCCCGACGGGCAACACCAACGTGCCGGAAGGGCTGGCCTGGGGCTGGCGGACGGTGTCGAGCAACGAGCCTTTTACGCAAGGCCGGCCGAACACCGAAAGAGGCAACGACAAAGTGGTCATCGTCCTGACCGACGGCGCAAACACCTACAGCATCGGCCCCAGCAACGACATGACCAGCAACTACGCCAAGAATGGATCGACCTACGCCGCCTATGGCTACACCGGCCCTAATTTTCCGAAGCCAGTGGAGCCTGCGACCCGCCTGTTCGTCAACACGACCGTCGCCAAGACAACCTATACGGCGACCAACTACACGGCCGCGCTTGACGAGCAGATGCAAACCCTTTGCGCCAATGCGAAGAATTCGAACATTCTCTTGATGACCGTCTCGCTCGACCTTGTTAGTTCCAAGCCGGCGGAAAAGACTGCCATAGATGCGCTCAAGAAATGCTCCTCGGATTCGCGCTTCCGCAAGGATCCGACCGACCCGAGCAAACCGGCGAAGCTGTACTGGAACGCGACCGGCGCCACCTTGTCGCAAAGTTTCAAGGAAATCGCCGACGAACTGTCGAACCTGCGCATCGTCAGCTGATCGGCGCGATCTTTCGAACAAGGCGCTCCGCCTCGGCGGGGCGTTTTGCGTTCGGCAGCTGGCGCATTTGGTTAGCGCCTGGTGAAGCGCTATCCGCGCAATCGAGCAGTTTCCCAAACCCGTCCTTCAACGTTTTGTGAAACTGTGGCGGCATTGAAGAATCCGCAGGCGGGGCCGCTTACATCACATGCGTGAACTCTGGCGCACATTCCGGCGTGACTTCTGGCGTGACCGCCGCGGCAATTACGCTCTGATGACCGTTGTGGCGATGGTGCCACTGATGGGCGGCGTGGCCATGGCCGTCGACTACACCGGCGTGGTCAGCGAGAAGCAGAGGGTGGTCAACGCGCTCGACGCCGCCAACTTCGCCACCGCGCGCCGGCTGGTGGAAGGCGCCACCGACGACCAGTTGCGGGCCTATGCGCTCGACTTCTTCAAGGCAAACCTCAACGACGTCGATCCCGCCGACACGACGCTCAGCGTTACGCTGCCCAGCAGCACGACCGGCGGCGGCATCGTCAAGCTGTGCGCCAGCCTGGTCTACAAGCCCTATTTCCTGCCGGCAGCGGCGATGCTGATCGGCAGGACGTCGGAAAACGTCACCTACTCCGTGTGTTCGCAAGTCCGGCTGAAGAACACGCTGGAAGTGGCCATGGTGCTCGACAATTCGGGGTCGATGTCGAACACGGGCACGGGTGCCGGACAAAAGCGCATCGACCTTCTCAAGCAAGCCGCCAAGCAGCTCGTCGACACGCTTGCCTTGCAGGCCGCGATGATCAAGCAGATCGACAAGCCGGTCCAGTTCAGCCTTGTGCCGTTCGCCGCCTCGGTCAATGTCGGCGCCAGCAACGACAACGCGTCGTGGATCGACGCCTACGGGCTGTCGCCCATCCACAATGAGAATTTCGCCTGGTCCACCCTTAACGCAGCCGACAAATATGCCCAGAAGATCGGCGGCATCTGGTACAAGAAAGGCACTGGCTGGGGTGAGCAGGAGGGGCAGATGCTGACCCGCTTCTCGCTCTACCGCGACATGAAAGTGGTCACCAGCCACGAGCGCATCGTCGGCAGCAAACGCGTGGTCTGCGACAAATATCGTGCCAATCATACATGCTCGGACAGCCACAACGAATACGACTACAACGACACATACGGACCGTTCGCCAGCTGGCAGGGCTGCGTCGAGGTCCGTCCCTACCCCTATAATGTCACCGACGCGCCGGCCTCCGGCGGACCGAACAACACCGGCACCGGCGTCGGCGATCCCGCGACCATGTTCGTGCCGATGTTCGCGCCGGACGAGCCGGGCAATCATTGGTACATAACGCAGGACCCCGACGAGGTGGCCCCCAAGACCTATGGCGCAGCCAACAGCTGGTGGAACGACGATCCGGCGAGCACCACCGGCAAGACCAGGCAGTCCAACATGGCCAAGTATTTCCAGCCACGGCCGATCAATGCTCCGGTGCTGGGGACGGGTGCAGGTCCGAATTACAGCTGCACCACCACGCCGATCACACCGCTGACCGACGTCGCCAACGCCGCCGGGCTGACCAAGATCAAGGCAGCAATCGACCTGATGGCGCCCAACGGCAACACCAATGTGCCGGAAGGCATGGCCTGGGGCTGGCGCACCGTCTCCAGCACGGAGCCTTTCACAGGAGGACGTCCTGAGACGGAACGAGGCAATGACAAGGTGGTCATCGTGCTCACCGACGGCGAGAACACCTATTCGACGGTGAGTTCCGACCCCGCCGGCAACAAGTCGACCTATGCCGGCTATGGCTATACCGGCGTTGGCTACAACGGCACTGCGGTCACCCGCCTGTTCGGCGGCACGTCGAGCGCCATCGGCCAGCTCAACTATTCGTCGAGCAACTACACCGCCGCGCTCAACGAGCAGATGGCGACGCTGTGCAACAACGCCAAGGCGGCCAACATCATGGTGATGACGGTGGCGCTCGATATGTCGACGACCGACGCCGGCGACAAGAGCGCGATGGAGGCACTGAAGACGTGCTCGTCGGACTCGCGCTTCCGCAAGGATCCGACCGACCCGAGCAAGCCTGCAAAACTGTTCTGGAACGCGACCGGCGCCACGCTGTCCGACAATTTCAAGGAAATCGCCAACGAGCTCTCGAACCTGCGCGTGGTGAGCTGAGGGTTGAAGCTGCTGATCTTCCCCCTTGCGGGGGAAATTGGCGGCTTCGCCGCTTTCGCCAATTTTCGACGCTGGCGCAAAGTCTCCGGCCATCATGCTCTTGCGGTGAGTCAAAACGCGTGCTCGGTATCGTCACCGCTTCCCGGAGATTGCCAGTGCCCGAAACCGCCAACCATCTCGCCTTCGCGCTGGTCTGCCTGGGCATGGTGCTGACGCCCGGGCCGAACATGATCTACCTGATCTCGCGCTCGCTGTCGCAAGGCCCGAAGGCCGGGCTGATCTCGCTCGGCGGCGTGGCGGCCGGCTTTCTGTTCTATGTCGT
This region of Mesorhizobium sp. C432A genomic DNA includes:
- a CDS encoding pilus assembly protein; its protein translation is MRELWRTFRRDFWRDRRGNYALMTVVAMVPLMGGVAMAVDYTGVVSEKQRVVNALDAANFATARRLVEGATDDQLRAYALDFFKANLNDVDPADTTLSVTLPSSTTGGGIVKLCASLVYKPYFLPAAAMLIGRTSENVTYSVCSQVRLKNTLEVAMVLDNSGSMSNTGTGAGQKRIDLLKQAAKQLVDTLALQAAMIKQIDKPVQFSLVPFAASVNVGASNDNASWIDAYGLSPIHNENFAWSTLNAADKYAQKIGGIWYKKGTGWGEQEGQMLTRFSLYRDMKVVTSHERIVGSKRVVCDKYRANHTCSDSHNEYDYNDTYGPFASWQGCVEVRPYPYNVTDAPASGGPNNTGTGVGDPATMFVPMFAPDEPGNHWYITQDPDEVAPKTYGAANSWWNDDPASTTGKTRQSNMAKYFQPRPINAPVLGTGAGPNYSCTTTPITPLTDVANAAGLTKIKAAIDLMAPNGNTNVPEGMAWGWRTVSSTEPFTGGRPETERGNDKVVIVLTDGENTYSTVSSDPAGNKSTYAGYGYTGVGYNGTAVTRLFGGTSSAIGQLNYSSSNYTAALNEQMATLCNNAKAANIMVMTVALDMSTTDAGDKSAMEALKTCSSDSRFRKDPTDPSKPAKLFWNATGATLSDNFKEIANELSNLRVVS